DNA sequence from the Vicia villosa cultivar HV-30 ecotype Madison, WI linkage group LG3, Vvil1.0, whole genome shotgun sequence genome:
tgtttgagaggttggtaagcgatgcataGAAACCGCTGTATAAAGGTTGCAgtaaattcacaagattgtctgtggtattaaagttgtacaacttacaAGCgggcaatggatggtcggataaaagtttcacagagttattagcccttatgagaGATATGCTTccggaggataatgttcttcctaaTCGAACCTATGAGGCCAAAAAATCTTgtgctctattggcatgagctatgataagatacatgtctgtccaaacgattgcgttttgtttcgaaacgaatATGCATCGTTAAATGAGTGCCCTAAATGCGGTTtatctcgatataagaaaaaattGTCTCTagcaaaagtcttatggtattttcctataattccgagatttaggcGCATGTTTCGTAGTGAAATCGATGCAAGAcatttgacttggcatgcagatgaaagaattattgatggaaagtatcGACATCCGGCATATTCACCACAGTGGtcgaaaattgatgatgattattcTGATTTTGgagaagaagcaagaaaccttcgattGGCAttatctactgatggaatgaacccacaTGGTCTTCAAAGTATCTCACATaccacatggcctgtgattcttatgatttataacctacccccatggctatgtatgaagcgtaagtacatgatgttatctatgttaatttctgggcctaaacaaccagggaatgacatagacgtatacttgacaCCTTTGATCGAAGATTTAAagattttgtgggagaacggtgtggaggtttatgatggatataggaaagaaagtttcaatttGAGGGCGATATTATTTGgcacaattaatgattttccagcatacggaaatctatcagggtacaacattaaaggtcaaaaagcgtgtcctgaTTGTGAAGATGGAACCGATACGACGCGATTGGaactttgtcagaagaatgtgttTCTCGAAAATCGTAGATTCTTACATTCTaaacatcactaccgtgggtggagacaagcattcaatggaaaggcagAACAACATAGAGCTCCACCTATAttgacaggtgatcaaatttttgaaaagatgAAAGATGTGagtactcagtttggcaagcctttttcACATAAGGTTGTCaaaggtgggtggaagaagaggtcgatttttttttaattgccaTATTGGAAGTCTTTGTATGTGAGACATTTtctcgatgttatgcatattgaaaaaaatgtattcgaAAGTGTTattggtacgttactcaatataaacggaaagtctaaggatgacgTTAATGCAAGGGAGGACATGTTAAAGATGGGAATAAGAATTGAATTGGGACCAGTgaagaaaggaagacgaacatatctaccACCTGCTACTtttactctatctagaaaggagaaaaaaATATTGTGCAATTTTCTAagtgaagtaaaagttccagaaggatactcttcagatattagaagactcgtgtctatgaaagacctcaagttgaAGAGTTTAAAGacacatgattgtcatgttataatggagcattttctaccaataggtatacgttccattttgccagaaaaagtaagaagcgccaTAACTAAATTGTGTTTTTTCTTTAGGTCAATCTGTAGTTAGGTGATTGATCCTGATGTCTTACCAACACTGCAAAAAGAAATAGTTATTACCTTGTGTGAGCTTgagatgtattttcctccctctttttttgacataatggtacATCTAgttgttcatcttgtgaaagagacacagttgtgtggaccagcttatatgagatggatgtaccctgctgaacgttatatgaaaatattaaaagggtacgtgaaaaaccgGAGTCGCCCAGAGggttgtatttttgaatgatacattgttgaagaagcggttgagttttgtactaaaTATTTGTCCAACGTTCAATCCGTTGGGCTCCCCAAAactcatatttttgaaaaaaaggaagGTAAAAAATTAATTGGAAATAAAATTGTGACAGTATCAAGGGATGAACGGGAGCAAGTgcatttgtatgttctgcacaatgacaGTGAGGTTGAGccatatgttgaaatgcacaaggttgtacTCCGAGGGTTAAATCAGAACAGAAATGAaaattggatagtacgagagcacaatcaaaGTTTTATACAATGGTTtaaggatcatatttattcaaagcgctcttcagatcctgcttcaataacagaaaggttgagatgtttagcatatgGTCCAAGTTTGCATGTGTTTTCTCACAGCGCATACGCAAtaaatggatacacattttataccaaagaacaagatgataaaagtactatgcgaAATAGTGGTGTCACAGTgctagctgaagcaatgcacatatcaagtatgAAGGACTTAAACCCCAAATATGCAAatctgtcatattttggggttattgaGCACATTTgggtgtttgattacgagaatttTAAGATTCCTATCTTTGGTTGCAAGTGGATAAATagtagtggcatacgaatggataagtcaggatttctGCAAGTTGATCTtaatagggtggggtacaaagacgAGCCTTTTATTCTAGcatctcaagctaaacaagtgttttaTGTTACTGACACGAcgagtacgaaatggtctatagtgcttttatctaacaaagtgGCTGATGATACCGGtgtagatcaaggtgatattgatgTTGAGAATCAGTCAAGTGTTAAACAGAATGATCAAGATGAGAATAGTATAACGGATGAATCATATATCAGAAAGGATCATGATGAGGGAATTTGGATCAATTCTGACGTCCGCGTTGCTGAGAAACAAGTAATTCGTATTtcaactaagaaaagaaagagatgttAGTGAAAGAagtaatatcataaaatattatatattatgtcaTTGTCAATAAATTTATATGATGTGTCATGTGTTTTTATAGTTATTTGTATATGTGTCTGTAATTTATGTGCGTATAcgtgttttttgttttattttcattgtTCATCGTGTTATCCTGCGATTACTATATGATAATATTTGATAATGTAACTATGTGAGTGTTACTAGTATGTCTGAATGTGTTAATCAAAAAATTATTGTGTACAGTATAATCTTATGATGTAATAAGTTTATGTTTTATATTCAATTGATTATGGAATTTTATGAGTGTCAATTGATTATGTTTTTCTTTATTATAGGTTAATTAGATGACTAGTAACGAGGATCAACCACATGATGATGCTATTGATGATGGAGATCATGACAACATTGTTGATCAGGAAGCGGAAATTAGAAGAGGAATAACACTTATGAAGAGAGTCATTCGTTATAGAGACCGAGGCATACTATTAGATGCGCATTGGAGCGAAATTGGCCTACTAATTGAGCCGAACGGTTCAAAGATTACAAGTTTTATTGGTGCACTCGTAAGGAATGCAATTCCAATTACTTGTGATGATTGGAGAGATACAAATTTGGAAGAAGCTAAAGACAAACTTTGGATTGAGATACAGGTACCATATGTgatgttatttgtttttaatgaCAATTAAGTCTTTAAATTACTTGTACTAACGCACTGTGTATGTTTTTCGTAGAGGAGTTTCAACAACATGGAGGATAATAGAAGAAAAATTTGTCTCAAATTGGCCGGAAGACTACTAAGAGGGTTTAGGACTTTTTTAACAAGGAGATATCTTAAGGATGCGAATAAAATTTTTGTTGATGCAGAGTATCCAGAAAGATATAACAGTTTGATTGCACCTGAAGAATGGGTAACGTTTAAAGcaaaacgaaaaaacccaaatttTCGGAGTAGAAGTGAAACAAATCGGCAAAGAGCATCAGGTCCCCCATATCCATACAGaaaagggcgtatgggatatgGACGCTTAGAACAGTCTATTGTAAGTATCTATAAATTTCAATGTTATACTTGTTCATCGTGAGTTATATTTGATCATATTATTTGGCTTAATGTGTAGTTAACAAGGGAGAGTAGTTCTGAAACATCTGTTCCACCACATGTTTTGTGGAAGGAAGCCCGTGTGGGAAAGGATGGAGTTGTCAAAGAAGATGttcaaaaagtttttgaaaaatgcGTAAGTATAGCattatttctttaattaaatcaaaagttTAGTTACATATtattaagacaaattttgaatattcatATGAATTTCAGGAGACTCTATCTTAGTCTATATCTCCAGATGAAGGCAATGATTGCATGAGCATACTTAGCCGCGCATTATATATTCCTGAATATTCTGGTCGGGTGAGGGGTGAGGGATTTGGAATCACTCCAACATCCTTGAAGATGAAAAAACAGAAGGCTCCTAGCAATAGAGAACTACAGGAAACCTTGTATGCACTACAAGCTGAAGTCCGCGAATTGAAAAGGGAAAAAGAATTAAGAGAGCAAGCTTCAGGTTGTAAAGCTACAAGTGACAAAAGGTAGTATCGGTTGTAATTTCCAACCGAATCTTCCAGaggtaattatatatattattatgaaattaaagtagcttgatttatttaattgaaatatatacacaataacaatttgaaatttattattggttttaggGCATTTCACCTTGCCAACtctacttatcgtcaccgacttATCGGatggttggcaagggaaaagtgcataaAACTTTGGGAGAATTACTTCACACTAGACCGCTCCGTACTGGCTATTTGAAAGTATCGGTTGACATTGCTTTAGAGAAGGATGCGTTATTACCGCATCCTGACGATGTTTCGGATGCCACATTGGTGGGAGATGCAATAGGTTCGTTTGTTGCATGGCCGTCAAGCCTAAAGAGATTGAAGATGCCAGTAAGGGTAAGAAGCCTAAAAAGGTTGTTGCTAAGAAGACCGCAGCTAAGAAAAAACCTACTCCCAATAAGTTTAGGTCGTGCCTTTTCACATTTTTACAACTCTCTGATATTCCGCAAGGAAACACCCGTTTTGTACCTATGGAGGAAGATGTGTTTGGTATTGAccatcaagaaacagttggtatGGAGGATTTTGAACAAATTTTTGAACATACGCAATTAGGCCTCGGTGTTATTGATACATACATAAGGTATATCCGAtctaatttgtttaattaaatgAATAATTCATTTACTCATTTCAAATGTTAATGAGGTCTTTTATTTAAGGTTTTTGTATGAAAAATTGATACACCCGAGTGGATTGAGGCAAAGATTCGCTTTCTTAGCTCCCTTCAATACCAACTTAGGGTTAATCATATCTGAACCGGATGAAGTCATGGCGTATGTACTCAACCGTTTTATGGCCAGCATAAATTCAGAAAAGTTGTTCTTTTTACCGTTTAATACCGGCAGCGGGTTAGACTTTAATTCTACATTCatctattataatttttcatattttgacaTTGTGTAGAAAGTTTTCATCTCTGTTTTGCCTTACAGTGGACATTGGTTGTTGGTCGCGATTAATCCTATCagagaagttgtatattttctgGATTCCTTACACAATCCAATTAGTACATACGAAGCTATGAAGGAGTTGgttgatacgtaagtgagattgttctaaatattcgtgtgtatatttatttatttatttatttatgtgaattgtTCTAAATTATGCGTTTATGTTTTATTAGCGTTATACAAGTTTTTCGAGCACAAAGAGGAAGTCAAGTACCAAAGAGTAAAGCCAACAACATCACATGGATTCGAGTGGaggtatattaattaattatcacaattttgattatataaataGTGATGATACGTGATAAAACTTAGGCCTTATCCATATTTTCTTTTCATGTGTAGTGTCCTGAGCAGCGTAATGAAGTAGATTGCGGTTTTTACATGTTgcagtttatgaaagaaattcttCTTTTGAATCAAATAGAGATTTCGTCCAAGGTATGGATTTCTAACTTAAGAGTTATTTTGATATTTAACACATATTTCtcatataattaaatagttttaactTAAACATACCATGTTATATTGttttgtagtactttgatgacttcaaGTGTGCTACTTACTTAAGATCTAAGTTGGATGAACTTAAGGAGGATTGGTGTAAATTCATGATTGAGTTGAAATTTGTATAGGTATATTGAAATTTTACTATAATTGATGTGAATTTTGAGTATAGCCAAGTGCATGTTGCAATATTTGATTTATCTACATAGATTATTTAGTGATATGTAGGCCGTTTGAAATACATTCGTGGCAAATGTAGAATGGTTTTATGGACACTAATGTAGAATATTTTTCacctttatattattttgtttttggttttctgttttgtgattgtaATGGTTTGATGCAATTGCAGGATATTGAAGGGTAAAAAGGTTACAGTTGCTGGCAAGAAGAAAAAATAGATATTTAGCATCCTTTTAACTTGTGtaaaaaataacaatgttttGGATGATGCAATTGTTTTCATTGAATTGGATGTagatttgttgttgtttattaatatattcttagcatcttagcatataaaaaatacaaagtttattcgtatatatatatatatatatatatatatatatatatatatatatatatatatatatatatatatatatatatatatatatatatatatatatatatatatatatatatatatatatatatatatatatatatatatgaggagagttatattgactccaagagtaagtgttcaacacttactccaaatcataaccattgattatcattaatccaacggttttaattgatcatttaatctaattattttcggaaatatttttttatataaaactttaatcaaaaccgttggattaatgataatcaatggttatgatttggagtaactcttggagtcaatataaccctcctatatatatatatatatatatatatatatatatatatatatatatatatatatatatatatatatatatatatatatatatatatatatatatatatatatatatatatatatatatatatatatatatattcttagcatcttagctctgaaaaatagagttttttttgttgtttatatgtgaaatttgtaatggtaTATACAGGTGCAAAATATGGTGAAAACCTGGGGCAAGCCTTTTTTAAATAGATGCATCTAAAAATTTCGTGGacattagacagcgctttaaaaGAGAAGCGCTGCCTAAAAGCTCTTTAAAAGTTTTGTTcagaaaagcgctgtctaaagggggcttttaacagcgcttttaagaAAAAAGCGCTGGGTAAagtgggcctttagcagcgcttgtgGGAACAGTGCTGCCTAAAggtggcctttagcagcgcttttaagaggctttttcttaaaaattgtttCAGAAAAGCCCTGTCTAAAGGgagcctttaacagcgctttatatGTAAAAATGCTGGCTAAAGggtgcctttagcagcgctttcaaggtgaaaaaaagcgctgcctttacctacggcagcgggggaatagacagcgctttaaagcgctgcctaaagcaaAAAAAAGCGTTGTCTTTTTCCTTGTTTGACGTAGTGAAACTTCACACTTTGAGCAAACACTTGTGGAATTTAATAATTCCTCTCTCTAAGACCTTCCTTGTTTGGAGACTTTTTCATACTAAAATACCTAATGATGATAACCAAAGATTGATAGGCTGCAATGTTCCTTCCATGTGCAGTTTGTGCATGTTTCATCAGGAAACCACAAAACACTTGTTAAGGGTGCATACTGCTTATAAGATCTTCGACATATTGAATCCATGTGACATGAATTGGAGCCCTCAATGTAAGGTGGTTATTCAAGCTGCAATTGTCTCCATTATCAACATTATCTTGTACTCTCGTAATCAAGCCAAATTAAACAAACACTTGTTTCATTGGAAGAAAGCTTTTAATTTGGTTCATGTTAAGGTCTCATTTATAGAAAATATTACTAAAAAGTTTTCTAACTCCTCCATCAATGACTTTATCATCATCAAGAACATCATTGTCAAAATTTAGCGTCTTAATTCTCCCTAAATTATACAGGTTTTGTGGAAACATCCTTTACGTGGTTGGCTTAAATGCAACACTGAGGACTCTTTCTTGAATTAAGAGGTTCTTGGCTTTAAAAAATGACAATTAATTACATTGCATATTTATTTTTTGACTCAGACtcctttttattaattttttcattGCATAAATGACTACTCCTTTTTATTACTTTTTAGACTCCTTTTTATaataactatttaaaaaaatgacttagactcctttttattaatttttttcattgcatatttatttattgagtatttatattaatattcatTGTTTATTATCAGACTTctcatgtttttattatctatTAAATGTTATTATACATCATATTAATATTACAATATTAATATTAGAGGTGTTATATTTATgtgtttattattaaattaattatttgcaaGTTACAATAttcatttgaaaaagaaatagACTTAAAATAGAAATCGTAAAAAGTTATACTTATATAAAGAGAAGCACTATTAATATGACACTTAAGTTAAATGGTAACATCCTTTTTAGTGTTCAAATTAAAAATgatgttaatatttatttaacattaaaaaattcaaatagataattgagattataaaaaaaaaattagtaaaaaactCACGTggacaaaaatattaataaaaattatcaaaacaaaataaatgtatTTAATCTCCTGTAATATTAGAGAATTTTAATTTACCCcctcataataaaaaaataaaaaaaattattttaaaatttttttcaaaaaaacaaatattaaaaaaaattccacgtgaattttaaaaataaataaaaattaaaagaaaattcatgTGTACATATCACGTAAGCGAGATTGAAGATTACATGCCACTTAGTCAACTGATATACTAATGATATGGAATCTTAACATTACAAGGAAAAAtccaaattttctttttttttacaggggtaaaccgaatctcgctaactTTACAGGAGAATTTTGTATATTTAATCCTTATTTTATTAGATAGATAAAATGGA
Encoded proteins:
- the LOC131659781 gene encoding uncharacterized protein LOC131659781 — its product is MRNSGVTVLAEAMHISSMKDLNPKYANLSYFGVIEHIWVFDYENFKIPIFGCKWINSSGIRMDKSGFLQVDLNRVGYKDEPFILASQAKQVFYVTDTTSTKWSIVLLSNKVADDTGVDQGDIDVENQSSVKQNDQDENSITDESYIRKDHDEGIWINSDVRVAEKQLFVYVSMTSNEDQPHDDAIDDGDHDNIVDQEAEIRRGITLMKRVIRYRDRGILLDAHWSEIGLLIEPNGSKITSFIGALVRNAIPITCDDWRDTNLEEAKDKLWIEIQRSFNNMEDNRRKICLKLAGRLLRGFRTFLTRRYLKDANKIFVDAEYPERYNSLIAPEEWVTFKAKRKNPNFRSRSETNRQRASGPPYPYRKGRMGYGRLEQSILTRESSSETSVPPHVLWKEARVGKDGVVKEDVQKVFEKCETLS
- the LOC131657190 gene encoding uncharacterized protein LOC131657190 gives rise to the protein MAYVLNRFMASINSEKLFFLPFNTGSGGHWLLVAINPIREVVYFLDSLHNPISTYEAMKELVDTVIQVFRAQRGSQVPKSKANNITWIRVECPEQRNEVDCGFYMLQFMKEILLLNQIEISSKYFDDFKCATYLRSKLDELKEDWCKFMIELKFV